TGCAGGAAGATGAATTTCCACCACCCCAAGAACTTTGTTCCCTGATAATATGGGGATACAATAATGATTGGTTACATCTAAATATTCATAAAGTTTACATACATGAGGCGCATCAAGAGAGGTAACCACTTTTCCTGTTCTTTTAGCTCTGCATCTATCGGCATTAAATAGTTTTTCGGCATTAATCTCAAGCTCCTCATCAGATACATAAACGGGTTTCATGGTATTTTGAGAATTAGATACCTCGTAGATGACAAAGCTTGAAAAGGTAAGATTCTTGAGGTGTTCTCCCAGCCTTTCATAGACATCTTCTACATTTTCATCATTTTCTATGAGGTGTCTAAAGGTTTGTAAGTGTGAAAAATTTTTTACCAAGATATTTACCTTCTCAGCAAGATCACCAATTTCATCCTTGATTTTAAATTTGAAAAAACCTTCTGCATTGAGACATTCAGGATTATAAATAAGCGTATCTAAAATATTTTTTATTCTATCTAAGGGCCTTTTGATCATGTACCAAAAGGCAATAGCTCCCCAGATAAGAAAGATAAAAATTAGAATTGTAAGAAAAAAAATAGCCCTTTTAAAATAAAAGGATTCATAGCTTGAAATACCAGCTTGGCTTAAAAGATTCAGGGTCTCTGAATAAAAATAAAAAGTCAAGGTAAAATTGGTTATAACGCAAACTGCTATTATAAAGCCTACTTTCCAAAAGAGGCTCCGGTTTAATAAGAACTCAAAAAAGTTCTTTAATTTTGATCCCATAAGGCCTTCCCCTTTGTAATTTTTACAAAAAAAATTATAATCTGCATTTTCATAAAGTAAAGAAAAAAAAATAGATAAATTTAAGATTTAATCTCTTGAGAAGATTTTTTTCTTGCAAAGGAATATATAATGGGCATATACATAGGTTAAATCAAAGAATTTATACAGGGGAGGCTTTACATTTAATGATAAAGGGAAACTCAAATTTATTTGCTTCCCTCCCCTCCTTTTAATTGTCAATTTTTCCCGGGAATAATTCCCTTTTTCTCTAAAAAGTCTCTCTCAGGCAATTTCTTATATTTCCGTATCTTTCTGTAAAGCTTCTTTCCTATCTACCCAGTTTTTCCTTTAATACGAGCTTTGCCAGGGGACTTAAAGTCTACCTCTCGTAAATTTAAGAGGAGCAAAATAACCTCTCTCTGCATAAGTTCAGATCCTTACAAGAAAAAGGAAGGGTGATAAAAGAGGAATTAGCTATCTTTACGAGGGAAGCTTTACAAGTCTGAAAGTAACACAGGCAATCTTGCCTGTGGAGGTAAATTACACTCCAATGTATGAAAGAAACACAGACAAGAATGTCTGTACTACAACAGACCCACAAAAAAATTCAAGGGGTATAAAATTTTAAACCCCTACTTAAGGAAAGATTTTGCAGATTTTTTATCCTTTCTTTCCGAAAGGGAATGGGTATGTGGAGAGATTTAAT
This window of the Caldimicrobium thiodismutans genome carries:
- a CDS encoding sensor domain-containing diguanylate cyclase; translation: MGSKLKNFFEFLLNRSLFWKVGFIIAVCVITNFTLTFYFYSETLNLLSQAGISSYESFYFKRAIFFLTILIFIFLIWGAIAFWYMIKRPLDRIKNILDTLIYNPECLNAEGFFKFKIKDEIGDLAEKVNILVKNFSHLQTFRHLIENDENVEDVYERLGEHLKNLTFSSFVIYEVSNSQNTMKPVYVSDEELEINAEKLFNADRCRAKRTGKVVTSLDAPHVCKLYEYLDVTNHYCIPILSGNKVLGVVEIHLPATEVSLTAKKFREKLHLVHRYIDETAPVIESKRFAEALKEQTYRDPLTNLYNRRFLEGIIDNLVAQILRRGTGLGVLMCDLDYFKSINDKYGHDVGDLVLKETSQLLAGNVRKSDLVVRFGGEEFLVLLLDIKEGEAEKVAEKLRKAIELYEFKTPKGIIRRTISIGVSEFPQDTSAIWEAIKFADIALYKAKEAGRNKVMRFRKEFWTEEEY